In a genomic window of Mucilaginibacter sp. KACC 22063:
- a CDS encoding DUF4197 domain-containing protein — translation MKRGIFTLMLLIAAISLSSFDKAPARVLPLPTNTEMISGLKQALEQGTTKSSDQLSALNGFFGNAAVKILMPPEAKKAETTLRKLGLNKLCDNVILSLNRAAESAAGKAKPIFINALKQMTVQDAANILLGSQDAATQYFKRTTTAQLTTQFRPVIHTSLSNVGATNLYSQLATQYNKIPFTFNKVNPDLDDYVTQKAIDGLFYEIALEELNIRKNLSARTTPLLQKVFGFVDQKLK, via the coding sequence ATGAAGAGAGGGATTTTTACGCTAATGCTGCTGATTGCAGCTATTTCATTAAGTAGTTTTGATAAGGCACCGGCAAGAGTATTGCCCTTGCCTACCAATACCGAAATGATCAGCGGCCTTAAACAGGCGCTTGAACAGGGAACCACTAAAAGTTCAGATCAGCTATCGGCGCTTAACGGCTTTTTCGGCAATGCAGCAGTTAAAATTTTAATGCCGCCTGAAGCTAAGAAAGCAGAAACCACATTGCGTAAGTTGGGATTAAATAAACTTTGTGATAATGTAATTCTTTCGCTTAATCGTGCGGCAGAAAGCGCTGCAGGGAAAGCCAAACCCATCTTCATCAACGCGCTTAAACAAATGACCGTGCAGGATGCTGCCAATATTCTTTTAGGCAGCCAGGATGCAGCTACTCAATATTTCAAACGGACTACTACAGCACAGCTAACTACGCAATTCAGGCCGGTAATCCATACCAGCCTCTCCAATGTAGGCGCAACCAATTTATATAGCCAGCTGGCAACACAGTATAATAAAATTCCGTTTACCTTTAATAAGGTCAACCCCGATCTTGATGATTATGTTACTCAAAAAGCCATTGATGGCCTTTTTTATGAGATTGCGCTGGAAGAACTGAACATCCGCAAAAATTTATCGGCCCGTACAACGCCATTGCTGCAAAAAGTATTTGGCTTTGTTGATCAGAAATTAAAATAA
- a CDS encoding HAL/PAL/TAL family ammonia-lyase yields the protein MIVIGQSTLPLQDFADIIFNNQEVSLDPAALEKVKTNHSFLKSFASNKLIYGINTGFGPMAQYKISDENLLQLQYNLIRSHSSGSGNLIPAHLVKGLMVARLNSFMQARSGVHHETVELLVTLINKGITPCIYEHGGVGASGDLVQLAHLGLTLIGEGEVTFEGQIRDTAEVFKEQGIKPLTIYGREGLAVLNGTSAMTGIGMINIIRAKKLLNWSVMLSALMNEIVEAYDDHYSYELNVVKRHKGQSDIGVMLRDVLKDSQMIRDRSEHLYNPDNLDQEVFEDKVQEYYSLRCVTQVLGPVLDTIRHAEETVTNELNSVNDNPVIDHENQNVFHGGNFHGDYVSLEMDKLKTAVTRLSMLSERQLNYLLNNKLNQKFPPFVNHGILGLNFGMQGVQFTAVSTVAENQTLSFPMYVHSIPNNNDNQDIVSMGTNAALIAKKVIDNSFEVLAIQLMSITQAIDYLECTDRLSSHSLTVYNKVREVFPKFVEDAPRYKEQKQVKELLENNDPL from the coding sequence ATGATCGTAATTGGACAAAGTACGCTTCCTTTACAAGACTTTGCTGACATTATTTTCAATAATCAAGAGGTTTCTTTAGATCCTGCTGCTTTAGAAAAAGTAAAAACCAATCATAGTTTTCTTAAAAGCTTTGCTTCAAACAAGCTTATTTACGGTATTAATACCGGTTTTGGGCCAATGGCTCAATACAAAATCAGCGACGAAAACCTGTTGCAGCTGCAATATAATCTGATCCGCAGCCACTCGTCTGGCAGTGGTAACCTGATACCGGCCCATTTGGTTAAAGGCTTAATGGTTGCCCGCTTAAACAGCTTTATGCAAGCCCGTTCAGGCGTGCATCACGAAACTGTTGAACTACTGGTAACGCTGATTAATAAAGGCATAACCCCATGTATTTATGAACATGGAGGAGTGGGTGCAAGCGGCGACCTGGTGCAATTAGCACATTTAGGATTAACACTTATCGGTGAGGGCGAAGTAACCTTTGAAGGTCAGATTCGTGATACTGCCGAAGTGTTTAAAGAGCAGGGAATTAAACCGCTTACCATTTACGGCCGCGAAGGTTTAGCTGTACTTAACGGTACATCAGCTATGACGGGCATAGGTATGATCAACATCATACGTGCTAAAAAGCTGTTGAACTGGTCGGTAATGCTATCGGCCTTAATGAATGAGATCGTTGAAGCTTATGACGATCATTACTCGTACGAGTTAAATGTGGTGAAACGCCACAAAGGCCAGAGTGATATCGGCGTGATGTTGCGCGATGTGCTGAAGGATAGCCAAATGATACGCGACCGTTCTGAGCACTTATATAATCCGGATAACCTGGATCAGGAAGTATTTGAAGATAAGGTACAGGAATATTACTCGCTGCGTTGCGTTACACAGGTTTTAGGGCCTGTACTTGATACCATAAGGCATGCGGAAGAAACCGTAACTAATGAACTGAATTCGGTAAATGATAACCCGGTAATAGACCATGAAAATCAAAACGTTTTTCATGGCGGTAACTTCCACGGCGACTATGTTTCGCTGGAAATGGATAAGCTGAAAACAGCTGTTACCCGTTTATCCATGCTATCAGAACGCCAGTTAAATTATCTGTTAAACAACAAGCTTAACCAGAAATTCCCGCCGTTTGTTAACCACGGCATCTTAGGTTTAAACTTTGGTATGCAGGGTGTGCAATTCACTGCGGTATCAACGGTTGCCGAAAACCAAACACTATCGTTCCCGATGTATGTACACAGTATCCCAAACAATAACGACAACCAGGATATTGTGAGCATGGGTACCAATGCGGCATTGATCGCCAAAAAGGTGATCGATAACTCGTTTGAGGTATTGGCTATTCAGCTGATGTCAATCACGCAGGCAATAGATTATTTAGAGTGTACCGACAGGTTATCCAGCCATTCGTTAACGGTTTACAATAAAGTACGCGAGGTATTCCCGAAATTTGTGGAGGATGCTCCGCGTTATAAAGAACAAAAACAGGTAAAAGAACTTTTAGAAAATAACGATCCATTATAA